One segment of Gammaproteobacteria bacterium DNA contains the following:
- a CDS encoding cold-shock protein yields MKGYGFITPDNGGNEVFVHYSKIQTEGYKELLDGQSVSYELEQGDRGEFASNVVIL; encoded by the coding sequence ATCAAGGGTTATGGTTTCATTACTCCCGATAACGGTGGGAATGAGGTCTTCGTGCATTACTCTAAGATTCAAACAGAGGGCTATAAGGAATTGCTTGATGGGCAGAGCGTTAGCTATGAGCTTGAACAGGGTGACCGAGGTGAGTTTGCCAGTAACGTGGTAATCCTTTAG